Proteins co-encoded in one Methanosarcinales archaeon Met12 genomic window:
- the cobT gene encoding nicotinate-nucleotide--dimethylbenzimidazole phosphoribosyltransferase, producing MQKIREIIAQIELLDKNAMKLAKERQDILTKPKESLGILEDLSIKVAGITGNPMPEIRDKVIITMAGDHGVVEEGVSLFPQEVTPQMVYNFIRGGAGINVLGRHVGARVVVVDMGVAAEVEHQNIVNKKVDYGTKNMTKGPAMSSEQAVRSIEAGIEVFEDELKRGLDIVGTGDMGIGNTTPSSAIVAAITGEKVERVTGRGTGIDDTALEAKIRAIKKALEINSPDKNDPLDVLAKVGGFEIGGLAGVVLGAAAHRIPVVIDGFISTAGALIATELAPLANQYIIASHCSVENGHKVMLERMSLCPLLNLRMRLGEGTGAAFGISIVEASTKILKEMTTFAEAGVSEAVEIP from the coding sequence ATGCAGAAAATCAGAGAGATAATTGCTCAAATAGAACTGCTGGATAAAAATGCAATGAAGCTTGCTAAGGAAAGGCAGGATATATTGACCAAACCCAAGGAAAGTCTGGGAATACTGGAGGACCTATCGATCAAAGTGGCAGGCATTACGGGAAATCCCATGCCAGAAATACGCGATAAAGTTATCATAACGATGGCAGGCGATCATGGAGTTGTAGAAGAGGGGGTGAGTCTGTTTCCCCAGGAAGTAACTCCTCAGATGGTTTATAATTTCATTAGGGGCGGAGCAGGTATAAACGTTTTAGGCCGGCATGTTGGTGCTCGAGTTGTAGTTGTCGATATGGGTGTGGCTGCTGAGGTGGAGCATCAAAATATAGTGAATAAAAAAGTAGATTATGGAACGAAAAACATGACTAAGGGTCCGGCTATGAGTAGCGAACAAGCGGTGAGGTCGATTGAAGCCGGGATAGAGGTCTTTGAAGATGAACTGAAAAGAGGTCTGGACATCGTGGGAACAGGGGACATGGGCATTGGAAACACGACTCCGTCCAGTGCAATCGTGGCTGCCATCACAGGGGAAAAAGTTGAAAGAGTTACAGGCAGGGGCACAGGAATTGACGACACTGCACTTGAGGCTAAGATAAGGGCAATTAAAAAGGCGCTTGAAATTAACTCTCCAGACAAAAATGACCCATTAGATGTCCTGGCAAAAGTTGGGGGTTTTGAGATTGGTGGGTTGGCTGGCGTGGTCTTGGGTGCAGCAGCCCATAGGATACCGGTGGTGATAGACGGATTTATTTCTACTGCTGGTGCTCTCATCGCCACAGAGCTCGCTCCTTTAGCCAACCAGTATATAATTGCCTCTCATTGTTCAGTAGAAAACGGTCACAAAGTCATGTTGGAGAGAATGAGTCTATGCCCCCTTCTCAATCTACGCATGCGGTTAGGGGAGGGGACGGGTGCCGCATTTGGAATAAGCATTGTGGAGGCGAGCACAAAGATATTGAAAGAGATGACTACGTTCGCAGAGGCAGGAGTTTCGGAGGCTGTTGAGATTCCATAG